A segment of the Collimonas fungivorans genome:
CGGACAGGGTGCCGGCCGGGAAGGTGGCTTTCAGCACGTCCAGGTTGGACAGGCCGGACTTGAGCTCGCCTTCGACATTGGACACGATGTGCTGCACATGCGAATATTTTTCGATCACCATCTGGTCGGTGACCTTGACGCTGCCGGTTTCGGCGATACGGCCGATATCGTTGCGCGCGAGGTCGATCAGCATAACGTGTTCGGCGATTTCCTTGGGATCGGCCAGCAGTTCGGTGGCCAGCTGCGCATCTTGTTCCGGCGTGGCGCCGCGCGGACGGGTGCCGGCCAGCGGACGGATGGTGACTTTGCGCTTGGCTTCGCCATCAGCTTTTGGCGCCGAGGTCTGTTCGTTGCGGACCAGGATTTCCGGCGAAGCGCCGACGATCTGCATGTCGCCGAAATTATAGAAATACATGTACGGCGACGGGTTCAGCGAGCGCAGGGCGCGGTACAGCATCAGCGGCGAGTCGACATACGGTTTCTTGATGCGCTGGCCGATCTGGACCTGCATCAGGTCGCCGGCCATCACGTATTCCTGGGCTTTGGCCACAGCTTTCAGGTAATCCTCTTTCTTGAATTCGCGGATGGTTTCGGTGCGCACCGAAGCCGAGGTGACCGGGGCGTCGGCCGGGCGGCGCAGCATGTTGCGCAAGTCTTTCAGGCGCTGGCGGCCTTTGGAGAACGCTTCCGGCTGGGTCGGGTCGGCATATACGATCAGGTACAGCTTGCCGGACAGGTTGTCGATCACCGCCAGCTCTTCCGTCAGCAGCAGCTGGATGTCGGGCAGGCCGAGATCGTCCCTGGGCGTCGAGTTGGCCAGGCGCTTTTCGATATGGCGCACCGTGTCGTAGCCGAAGTAGCCGGCCAGTCCGCCGCAAAAGCGCGGCAGGCCGGGGCGCAGCGCGACTTTATAGCGCGACTGGAATTCAGCGATGAAATCGAGCGGATTGCCTTCGCGGCTCTCGACCACCTTGTCGTTATTGAGCACTTCGATGCGCGTGCCGTAGCTGCGCAGCAGCATGCTGGCCGGCAGGCCGATGAAGGAGTAGCGGCCGAAACGTTCGCCGCCGACCACCGATTCCAGCAGGAAGGTGTTCTTGCCGGTCTGCTGGGTTTGCGCCAGCTTCAGGTATAGCGTCAACGGCGTTTCCAGATCGGCAAAAGCTTCTGCGATCAGCGGGATGCGGTTGTAGCCTTGTGTGGCCAGCGATTTGAATTCGAGTTCGGTCATTGTTTCTCTCCAGGCCGCTATTGTAAAACAGCGGTGGTGTACTACAAAAAACGTTGCCTGGGTTCTAATACTGCGGAAGCAGCAGGCAGCGGCGATCTACGGACTTAGTTAGCCCAGGATTGCCAGCGTCGCCAAAGCCAGGCCTCAGGGGCGGCCAGGTAGACGGAATGTTTTTTGTCGAGAAACATGAGTGGTTTAGATAAAACGGTCAGTGACTTATATGTTGTGCTGCAACCAGCAGTGAAGCGACTATACCATCGGAATCGACATTTTGTATAGACTCGCCGTGATTGTATCCGTAAGGCACGTTAAACACCGGGCAGCCGGCGGCGCGGGCGGCCTGGGCGTCGTTGCTGGAGTCGCCGATGGCGACTACCTGCGCCGGCTGCAGCTGGAAAGCGGCGCACACCGCCAGCAGCGGCATCGGGTCGGGTTTTTTCAGCGGAAAGGAATCGCCGCCGTAGACCACTTCGAAATAAGCGCGCAAGCCGGTTTTTTCCAGCAGCGCTTCGGCGAACAGCAGTGGCTTGTTGGTGACGCAGGCCAGGCGCAGGCCTTTGGCACGCATGGCTTGCAAGCCGTCCACCACGCCCGGGTAAAGCGTGGCGTAGCTACCGTTGACCACGGCGTAGTGGCTTTGATAGGAATCCAGTGCGGCGCTGAAGCGCAGCTCCACTTCCGGCGCCGGGTAATCGACGCCGAGCACGCGCCGGATCAGGTTTTCGCTGCCTTTGCCGACAAAATCGACGATCGTCTGCTGCGCCAGCGGCGCCAGGTCCAGTTCGGCGCGCATGCGGTTGACGGCGACGTGGAAATCCGGCGCGGTATCCAGCATGGTGCCGTCAAGGTCGATGATGGCGGCGGCGATGCCCTTCAGGGCGACGATTCCTGGCGCGGCCGCGGTCATACGCTTGCCAGCTGGATCCGCATGTCGTCGATCACGGCCTTATAGTCGGGTTTGCCGAAAATGGCCGAGCCGGCGACAAAGGTGTCGGCGCCTGCCTTGGCGGCGGCTGCAATGTTGTCGATCTTGATGCCGCCGTCGACTTCCAGCATGATCTCGCGGCCCGAGGCGTCGATGCGCTGGCGCGCTTCGGCGATTTTCTTGAGCGCTTCCGGGATGAACGACTGGCCGCCGAAACCTGGGTTGACCGACATGATCAGGATGATGTCGATCTTGTCCATCACATAGTCCAGGTAATGCAGCGGCGTGGCCGGGTTGAACACCAGGCCGGCCTTGCAGCCGTGGTCGCGGATCAGCTGCAGCGAACGGTCGACGTGGTCCGATGCTTCCGGATGGAAAGTAATGATGTTGGCGCCGGCCTTGGCGAAGTCCGGGATGATGCGATCTACCGGACGCACCATCAGGTGGACGTCGATCGGCACCTGCACATGCGGCCGGATCGCTTCCAGCACCAGCGGGCCGATGGTCAGGTTGGGAACGTAATGGTTATCCATCACGTCGAAATGGATCATGTCGGCGCCGTCGCGCACGACATTGCGTACTTCCTCGCCCAGGCGGGCGAAATCGGCGGAGAGGATACTGGGAGCGATACGATAGGTTGGCATAGGCATTATAGGCAATCCAGGGAAGGGCGCTAAAAAGAGCGCTATTTTACCCTTTCGTCTTGCGCCTGGTGGGCTGTTGCAGTCCACTAACTGCCTTGCAGCTTGCGTCCGGGGGTAAATTCGTGTGCAATGACCTGCTATATAGAGTATCTGCAGTATTAATCGAGGAACCCCGCGAGGAAACCAGCATGGCCGCCTATGAATTTACCGTTTCTGTCAAAACCCAGTACCTGGAAGAGCAGTCCCAGCCTGACAGTTCGCACTATGTATTCGCCTATGCGATCACGATCAAGAACACCGGGCAGGTCGCGGCCCAGTTGATTTCACGCCACTGGGTGATCACCGACGCCAACAACCATGTCGAAGAAGTGCGCGGCCTGGGCGTGGTCGGCCACCAGCCCCTGCTGCAGCCGGGCGAGCAGTTCGAATACACCAGCGGCACTTCGATGGCGACGCCGCAGGGCTCGATGACGGGCGAGTATTTCTGCGTGGCCGAAGACGGCGAGCAGTTCGAGGCGCGCATTCCGGAATTCATCCTGTCTTTGCCGCGCACCTTGCACTGATGCATTGGTATTGCGCATTGGAGTTGAACTATTGGTCCTGGCCGCCGTCTTTTGGTGGTAACGGTTTGGCGGGCGGTTTCCGGTCCGGCTTGCGGCCGGAAAACATGGTCCACCAGACAATGAATGCAAATAACAAGAAGGCGAAACACGCTTCGAGAGCCACTAACCACATAAAGAATCCTAAATGCTATTTAAACGTATCAGTCTACCCGCTTCTGCTGCCCTCATCATCGCACTCAGCCTAGCTGCCTGTACTACCACTCCAGTCACCACACCGGCGCCGGAAGGTCCGCGCCAGCCGGGCACGCCGACGGCGCCATCCGCCGCACCGGGCGCCAACTTGCGTGCAACCACCTTTGCTGCCTTGCCAGGCTGGGGCAGCGATGACTTGCGCCAGGTCCTGCCGGCGTTCCTGACTTCATGCTCGACCCAGGCGCGCAAGAGCGACTGGAAAGAGCCCTGCGCGGTGGCGGCTGGCCTGGACGGCAATAATGAAAGCGCGATACGCACGTTTTTCCAGTCCTTTTTCACGCCCTATCAGGTGATCAATCCTGACGGCTCCGATAACGGCCTGGTGACCGGCTACTACGAGCCCTTGTTGAAAGGTTCGCGCAAGCGCGGCGGCCCATACCAGACGCCGATCTACCGGGCGCCGGAAGACTTGCTGACGGTCGAGCTGGCCAGCATTTATCCCGAGCTGAAAGGTTTGCGCTTGCGCGGCCGCCTGGTGGGAAACAAGGTGCTGCCTTACCCGAATCGTGCTGAGCTGGACAAGTCTGGCATGCTGGCGGGCAAGGAAATCCTGTGGGTGGACGACCCTATCGATGCTTTTTTCCTGCAAGTCCAGGGTTCCGGCCGGGTCCAGCTGAACGACGGCAGCAGCGTCGTGCGGGTCGCTTACGCCGACCAGAACGGCTATCCCTACAAGTCGATCGGCCGCTACCTGGTGGATAAGGGCGAGCTGACGCTGGCGCAGGCTTCGGCGCAGGGGATCAAAGCCTGGCTGGCGGCCAATCCGGGCCGCCAGCAGGAATTGCTGAATGCGAATCCGAGCTATGTCTTCTTTAAGGAGGAGAAGGTAGCCGATCCGAGCAAGGGGCCGAAAGGCGCGCAAGGCGTGCCGCTGACGCCGCTGCGCTCGATCGCGGTGGATCCGCAGTTCGTGCCGCTCGGCACACCGGTATTCCTGGCGACCACGCAGCCGAACAGCAATGCGCCGCTGCAGCAGCTGGTGGTGGCGCAGGATACCGGCGGCGCCATCAAGGGTGCGGTAAGGGCCGATTTCTTCTGGGGTTTTGGCAATGAGGCCGGCGACAAGGCCGGCCGCATGAAGCAACGCGGCATGATGTGGCTGCTGCTGCCGAAGCTGGCAGCAGCGCGCTAGGGGAAAAGCAGCCCGAGACCGGCCGGCGCCGGGCTAGATGGGTATTTAGCGCAGGACCAGCACCGGGATGGTGGAATGGGCCAGCACGCGCTGGGTCTTGCTGCCCAAAAACAGCCGGCTCAGGCCGCTGCGGCCGTGCGAAGCCATGAAAATCGCGTCGCAGTGGTATTTTTCGGCGGCGCTGATGATCTCTTCGTCGGGATTGAAGGCTTGCGCTGTCAGCATTTCGCAGGGGACGCCGGCATTCTTGGCGGCGTCGGCGACTTTTTGCACATTGAGTTTTGCCAGCGCCAGCATGTTTTCTTCATAGGTGCCGGGATCGGTGGCCATGGTGCTTTCAGCCATCGGCGAGAACGGATAAGGTTCGGCAACCGAGAGGGCAATGATCCTGCCGCTGCTGAATTTGGCAAATTCAATCGCTGTATTGATGGCCTTGTCCGACAGGTGGGAGCCGTCGGTAGGTACAAGAATGGTTTTGAACATGGCTTGCCTCCTTCTGGTTGAAAAAGGTGTGTCGGTCAAAATCTGGCGATCTTGTCGGTAATATAGAGCCTTGATTCAATAGCCTTGCTTAAATGTATAGACAGTTTGCAGGCAGGAAGATTCCTTGGATTTCTGTAAAGTATTCGCGTTACAGCCATCCTATCTCTTATATAGCGGCGCTACAATTAAGTTTATTCGACTCAAGTTAAATGGGATCTGCAATGACATACGAAAACATTCTGGTTGAAACACAAGGAAAAGTCGGCCTCATCCACCTGAATCGTCCCAAGGCCCTGAACGCCCTGAACGACCAGCTGATGAGCGAGCTGGGCGAGGCTTTGCTGAAATTCGACGCTGATCCCGAGATCGGCTGCATCGTCCTGACCGGCAGCGACAAGGCGTTTGCGGCCGGCGCCGACATCGGCGGCATGGCCGAGCTGAGTTACATGGACGTGTTCAAGGGCGACTACATCACCCGTAACTGGGAGAAGATCCGCAGCGTGCGCAAGCCGGTGATTGCCGCCGTGGCGGGCTTTGCCCTGGGCGGCGGCTGCGAGCTGGCCATGATGTGCGACTTCATCATTGCCGCCGACAACGCCAAGTTCGGCCAGCCGGAAATCAAGCTGGGCATCATCCCCGGCGCCGGCGGCACTCAGCGCCTGCCGCGCGCCATATCGAAATCCAAGGCGATGGACATGTGCCTGACCGCACGCATGATGGACGCCGCCGAGGCCGAGCGCGCCGGCCTGGTGTCGCGCGTGGTTCCGCTGGAAAGACTGCTGCAGGAGGCGCTGGAAGCGGCGATAGTGATTTCCTCGATGTCGTTGCCGGCGGTCATGATGATCAAGGAATCGGTCAACCGCGCCTATGAAACCACCCTGGCGGAGGGTATCAACTATGAGCGCCGCCTGTTCCACAGCACCTTCGCTACAGAGGACCAAAAGGAGGGCATGCAGGCCTTCCTGGGAAAACGTTTACCCGTTTTTAAAAATCTTTAACAAATCGCTTGCCATAGGGGGAAATGGTTTGCTATAGTTCGCCTCCCGTTGAGAACGACGCGAAATTACCGAGACAGCGAAGAGAAGTTAGAGCTGTTTTGTGAGTGGAGTTTGAGAGGGGAAAAGGGGGTTTGCAGGTGATGTGGGCAGGTAAAAGTTTTTCGGTAAGTAGTAAAAAAAGTAGTTGACGAAAAGCTGGAAACGCCACATAATCTCATCTCTCTGCTGCTGACAAACAAAACGATTTGTTGGCGACGCGAACCGGCATGCTGGTGACGCGAAGTAGAAGGTTCTTTAACAATTAACAGTCGATAAGTGTGGGCGTTTGATGGAAGTGCAGCGTCATTCATGTAAATGGGTGGCGTATAACTTAAAACATTAAATGTTCACAAAAGAAGAAAATAGGCGCTTTTGAAAGAAAGTGGCCTGTCAGTATTTTGAGTGAGCGATAGCAGAGATGCTAGGCAGCAATGCCACAAAACAGAGATTGAACTGAAGAGTTTGATCCTGGCTCAGATTGAACGCTGGCGGCATGCCTTACACATGCAAGTCGAACGGTAACAGGGAGCTTGCTCCGCTGACGAGTGGCGAACGGGTGAGTAATATATCGGAACGTACCTTTGAGTGGGGGATAACTAGTCGAAAGACTAGCTAATACCGCATACGATCTACGGATGAAAGTGGGGGCTCGCAAGACCTCATGCTCATAGAGCGGCCGATATCTGATTAGCTAGTTGGTGAGGTAAAGGCTCACCAAGGCATCGATCAGTAGCTGGTCTGAGAGGACGACCAGCCACACTGGGACTGAGACACGGCCCAGACTCCTACGGGAGGCAGCAGTGGGGAATTTTGGACAATGGGGGCAACCCTGATCCAGCAATGCCGCGTGAGTGAAGAAGGCCTTCGGGTTGTAAAGCTCTTTTGTCAGGGAAGAAACGGGGGATCCTAATACGGTCCCCTAATGACGGTACCTGAAGAATAAGCACCGGCTAACTACGTGCCAGCAGCCGCGGTAATACGTAGGGTGCAAGCGTTAATCGGAATTACTGGGCGTAAAGCGTGCGCAGGCGGTTTTGTAAGACAGGTGTGAAATCCCCGGGCTTAACCTGGGAATGGCATTTGTGACTGCAAGGCTAGAGTGTGTCAGAGGGGGGTAGAATTCCACGTGTAGCAGTGAAATGCGTAGAGATGTGGAGGAATACCGATGGCGAAGGCAGCCCCCTGGGATAACACTGACGCTCATGCACGAAAGCGTGGGGAGCAAACAGGATTAGATACCCTGGTAGTCCACGCCCTAAACGATGTCTACTAGTTGTCGGGTCTTAATTGACTTGGTAACGCAGCTAACGCGTGAAGTAGACCGCCTGGGGAGTACGGTCGCAAGATTAAAACTCAAAGGAATTGACGGGGACCCGCACAAGCGGTGGATGATGTGGATTAATTCGATGCAACGCGAAAAACCTTACCTACCCT
Coding sequences within it:
- a CDS encoding phosphoglycolate phosphatase; its protein translation is MTAAAPGIVALKGIAAAIIDLDGTMLDTAPDFHVAVNRMRAELDLAPLAQQTIVDFVGKGSENLIRRVLGVDYPAPEVELRFSAALDSYQSHYAVVNGSYATLYPGVVDGLQAMRAKGLRLACVTNKPLLFAEALLEKTGLRAYFEVVYGGDSFPLKKPDPMPLLAVCAAFQLQPAQVVAIGDSSNDAQAARAAGCPVFNVPYGYNHGESIQNVDSDGIVASLLVAAQHISH
- the rpe gene encoding ribulose-phosphate 3-epimerase, whose amino-acid sequence is MPTYRIAPSILSADFARLGEEVRNVVRDGADMIHFDVMDNHYVPNLTIGPLVLEAIRPHVQVPIDVHLMVRPVDRIIPDFAKAGANIITFHPEASDHVDRSLQLIRDHGCKAGLVFNPATPLHYLDYVMDKIDIILIMSVNPGFGGQSFIPEALKKIAEARQRIDASGREIMLEVDGGIKIDNIAAAAKAGADTFVAGSAIFGKPDYKAVIDDMRIQLASV
- a CDS encoding murein transglycosylase A, translating into MLFKRISLPASAALIIALSLAACTTTPVTTPAPEGPRQPGTPTAPSAAPGANLRATTFAALPGWGSDDLRQVLPAFLTSCSTQARKSDWKEPCAVAAGLDGNNESAIRTFFQSFFTPYQVINPDGSDNGLVTGYYEPLLKGSRKRGGPYQTPIYRAPEDLLTVELASIYPELKGLRLRGRLVGNKVLPYPNRAELDKSGMLAGKEILWVDDPIDAFFLQVQGSGRVQLNDGSSVVRVAYADQNGYPYKSIGRYLVDKGELTLAQASAQGIKAWLAANPGRQQELLNANPSYVFFKEEKVADPSKGPKGAQGVPLTPLRSIAVDPQFVPLGTPVFLATTQPNSNAPLQQLVVAQDTGGAIKGAVRADFFWGFGNEAGDKAGRMKQRGMMWLLLPKLAAAR
- a CDS encoding enoyl-CoA hydratase, giving the protein MTYENILVETQGKVGLIHLNRPKALNALNDQLMSELGEALLKFDADPEIGCIVLTGSDKAFAAGADIGGMAELSYMDVFKGDYITRNWEKIRSVRKPVIAAVAGFALGGGCELAMMCDFIIAADNAKFGQPEIKLGIIPGAGGTQRLPRAISKSKAMDMCLTARMMDAAEAERAGLVSRVVPLERLLQEALEAAIVISSMSLPAVMMIKESVNRAYETTLAEGINYERRLFHSTFATEDQKEGMQAFLGKRLPVFKNL
- the trpE gene encoding anthranilate synthase component I; the protein is MTELEFKSLATQGYNRIPLIAEAFADLETPLTLYLKLAQTQQTGKNTFLLESVVGGERFGRYSFIGLPASMLLRSYGTRIEVLNNDKVVESREGNPLDFIAEFQSRYKVALRPGLPRFCGGLAGYFGYDTVRHIEKRLANSTPRDDLGLPDIQLLLTEELAVIDNLSGKLYLIVYADPTQPEAFSKGRQRLKDLRNMLRRPADAPVTSASVRTETIREFKKEDYLKAVAKAQEYVMAGDLMQVQIGQRIKKPYVDSPLMLYRALRSLNPSPYMYFYNFGDMQIVGASPEILVRNEQTSAPKADGEAKRKVTIRPLAGTRPRGATPEQDAQLATELLADPKEIAEHVMLIDLARNDIGRIAETGSVKVTDQMVIEKYSHVQHIVSNVEGELKSGLSNLDVLKATFPAGTLSGAPKVRAMEIIDELELTKRGIYGGACGYLSFGGEMDVAIAIRTGVIKDGMLYVQAAAGIVADSVPEMEWQETENKARAVLRAAEQVQDGLDGEI
- a CDS encoding universal stress protein; translated protein: MFKTILVPTDGSHLSDKAINTAIEFAKFSSGRIIALSVAEPYPFSPMAESTMATDPGTYEENMLALAKLNVQKVADAAKNAGVPCEMLTAQAFNPDEEIISAAEKYHCDAIFMASHGRSGLSRLFLGSKTQRVLAHSTIPVLVLR
- the apaG gene encoding Co2+/Mg2+ efflux protein ApaG, with translation MAAYEFTVSVKTQYLEEQSQPDSSHYVFAYAITIKNTGQVAAQLISRHWVITDANNHVEEVRGLGVVGHQPLLQPGEQFEYTSGTSMATPQGSMTGEYFCVAEDGEQFEARIPEFILSLPRTLH